A single genomic interval of Rosistilla ulvae harbors:
- a CDS encoding NAD(P)/FAD-dependent oxidoreductase: MKANYDVVVIGGGPGGSSAAALTAAAGHSTLLIERESMPRFHIGESLMPEVYWPLSRLGVIDRMDELGFQKKLSVQFVTNNGKESSPFYFRQHDPRESSSTWQVERSRFDQMLFERAAELGADCYDQTRLLDVEIDDNDCATGVRVRDAQGEEHRISCRVVVDATGLQSFIANKLGLKEINPDLKKAAIWGYWKDARRDDGENEGATIIMQTQNKDSWFWFIPLSNGITSIGCVGNNDYMLKQGLKPEAKYEHELSICPGLQDRLKGAEFQGEIRVAKEFSYTTTRHAGQGWVLIGDAFGFIDPIYSSGVYFALETGVRAADAINEGFAKQDLSGAQLAKWADDFKDGSSWIRKLVHAYYTNEFSFGRFMKAHPQHSGNLTDLLIGRIFHDQAGAIFDDMDAAIEADKRAAMSMREG; this comes from the coding sequence GTGAAAGCGAACTACGACGTCGTTGTGATTGGTGGTGGACCCGGTGGTAGTTCGGCTGCGGCGTTGACTGCTGCGGCAGGGCACAGCACGCTGCTGATCGAGCGCGAATCGATGCCACGTTTTCATATCGGCGAATCGTTGATGCCCGAGGTCTATTGGCCGCTGTCGCGGTTGGGGGTGATCGATCGGATGGACGAGCTGGGGTTCCAGAAGAAGTTGAGTGTGCAATTTGTCACTAACAACGGCAAGGAATCCTCGCCATTCTATTTTCGTCAGCACGATCCGCGGGAGAGCAGCAGCACGTGGCAGGTCGAACGGTCGCGGTTCGATCAGATGTTGTTTGAACGCGCCGCCGAATTGGGAGCCGATTGTTACGACCAAACGCGGTTGTTGGATGTCGAGATCGACGACAACGATTGTGCGACTGGCGTGCGGGTTCGCGACGCCCAGGGAGAGGAGCATCGGATCTCCTGTCGCGTCGTCGTCGATGCGACGGGGTTGCAGTCGTTTATCGCCAACAAATTGGGACTGAAGGAGATCAATCCCGACTTGAAGAAGGCGGCGATCTGGGGCTACTGGAAAGATGCCCGCCGAGACGACGGCGAAAACGAGGGGGCAACGATCATCATGCAGACTCAGAACAAAGATTCCTGGTTCTGGTTCATCCCGCTGTCCAATGGAATCACCAGCATCGGATGCGTTGGCAACAACGACTACATGCTCAAACAGGGGCTCAAACCCGAAGCGAAATACGAACACGAATTGAGTATCTGTCCGGGACTGCAAGACCGTCTTAAGGGGGCCGAGTTCCAGGGAGAGATTCGCGTTGCCAAAGAGTTTTCGTACACCACGACACGGCATGCCGGCCAGGGGTGGGTGTTGATCGGCGACGCATTCGGCTTCATCGATCCGATCTATTCGTCGGGTGTCTATTTTGCGTTGGAGACGGGTGTGCGGGCGGCCGACGCGATCAACGAAGGCTTTGCCAAACAGGACCTTTCCGGGGCACAGTTGGCCAAGTGGGCCGATGACTTCAAAGATGGCTCGAGCTGGATTCGCAAGCTGGTGCATGCCTACTACACCAACGAGTTCAGTTTTGGCCGGTTTATGAAAGCCCATCCACAGCACAGCGGTAATCTGACCGATCTGTTGATCGGGCGGATCTTCCACGATCAAGCCGGCGCGATCTTCGATGACATGGATGCTGCGATCGAGGCCGACAAACGGGCTGCGATGTCGATGCGAGAAGGCTGA